The Roseovarius sp. THAF27 genome contains a region encoding:
- the kdsA gene encoding 3-deoxy-8-phosphooctulonate synthase, which produces MIAPRTVTVGDIAIGAKTPFALITGPCQLESLDHARMMADRIAEACAPTGTRFIFKASYDKANRSSISTQRGLGMEEGLAILAKIREEFGCPILTDVHAADQCAPAGEVVDVIQIPAFLCRQTDLLLAAGRTGCAINVKKGQFLAPWDMGNVAEKIASTGNENILLCDRGTSFGYNTLVSDFRGLPTMAATGYPVVFDATHSVQQPGGQGVTSGGQREFAPVLARAAVAVGVSALFIETHQDPDNAPSDGPNMIPVSKMGALIGQLREIDDLTKSQPSLDLNG; this is translated from the coding sequence ATGATAGCCCCCCGTACCGTGACCGTCGGCGACATCGCCATCGGTGCCAAGACCCCCTTCGCGCTGATCACCGGACCGTGCCAGCTGGAAAGCCTCGACCATGCCCGCATGATGGCCGACAGGATCGCCGAGGCCTGTGCGCCCACCGGGACGCGGTTCATCTTCAAGGCGAGCTACGACAAGGCCAACCGGTCCTCCATCTCGACCCAGCGGGGGCTGGGGATGGAGGAGGGGCTCGCGATCCTCGCGAAGATCCGCGAGGAATTCGGCTGCCCGATCCTCACGGATGTGCATGCGGCGGACCAGTGCGCCCCCGCGGGCGAGGTCGTGGACGTGATCCAAATCCCCGCCTTCCTGTGCCGCCAGACCGACCTGCTGCTGGCCGCCGGGCGGACGGGCTGCGCGATCAACGTCAAGAAGGGGCAGTTCCTGGCCCCTTGGGACATGGGCAACGTCGCCGAAAAGATCGCCTCCACCGGCAACGAGAACATCCTGCTGTGCGACCGCGGCACCTCGTTCGGCTACAACACGCTGGTCAGCGATTTCCGCGGCCTGCCGACCATGGCCGCGACCGGCTACCCGGTGGTGTTCGACGCGACGCATTCGGTGCAGCAGCCCGGCGGCCAGGGCGTCACCTCGGGCGGCCAGCGCGAATTCGCCCCCGTGCTGGCGCGCGCGGCCGTCGCGGTCGGCGTCTCGGCGCTGTTCATCGAGACGCATCAGGATCCGGACAATGCGCCCAGCGACGGGCCGAACATGATCCCGGTGTCGAAGATGGGCGCGCTGATCGGCCAGCTGCGCGAGATCGATGATCTGACCAAGAGCCAGCCGTCGCTGGACCTGAACGGCTAG
- a CDS encoding 3-deoxy-manno-octulosonate cytidylyltransferase, with protein sequence MKTALFIPARYASTRYPAKPLATLRQPDGSRKTLIQMNWEAACAIRGVDAVFVAADDTRIAEAARDFGAEVVMTDPACENGTARVAEAVNTLATAPELVINFQDDAPLTPPWFVEALIDAMRAEPGIGMATPVLRCDRDTYDAFREDRAQGRVGGTTAVFDAQMRALYFSKEVLPYVDPGKLPDPIPVFHHVGVYAYRPDALAAYAATPVCQLETLEGLEQLRFLHAGVPVRCVEVEARGRVFWELNNPTDVPRIEQALESLP encoded by the coding sequence ATGAAGACAGCGCTTTTCATTCCCGCACGCTACGCCTCGACCCGCTACCCGGCGAAACCTCTGGCCACCCTGCGCCAGCCCGACGGCAGCCGGAAGACCCTGATCCAGATGAACTGGGAAGCCGCCTGCGCCATCCGGGGCGTCGACGCCGTCTTTGTCGCCGCCGACGACACGCGCATCGCCGAGGCCGCCCGCGATTTCGGCGCCGAGGTAGTGATGACCGATCCCGCCTGCGAGAACGGGACCGCGCGGGTGGCCGAAGCGGTGAACACCCTGGCCACGGCCCCCGAGCTGGTGATCAACTTCCAGGACGATGCGCCGCTGACCCCGCCCTGGTTCGTCGAGGCGCTGATCGACGCGATGCGGGCCGAGCCGGGCATCGGCATGGCCACGCCGGTGCTGCGCTGCGACCGCGACACCTACGACGCCTTCCGCGAGGACCGCGCGCAGGGCCGTGTCGGCGGCACCACGGCGGTCTTCGACGCGCAGATGCGGGCGCTCTACTTCTCCAAGGAAGTGCTGCCCTATGTGGATCCGGGCAAGCTGCCCGATCCGATCCCCGTCTTCCACCACGTCGGCGTCTACGCCTACCGTCCCGATGCGCTCGCGGCCTATGCCGCGACACCGGTCTGCCAGCTGGAAACCCTTGAGGGGCTCGAACAGCTGCGCTTCCTGCACGCCGGCGTGCCGGTGCGCTGCGTCGAGGTCGAGGCCCGCGGCCGCGTGTTTTGGGAACTCAACAACCCCACCGATGTCCCGCGCATCGAACAAGCCCTAGAGAGCCTGCCATGA